The Actinosynnema mirum DSM 43827 genomic interval TCCCCGCGTCCGCGCCGGACAGCGCCGAGACCATCGCCCTGGTCGACGAGCTGCGCTCGGCCGTGTCCGGCGTCGACGGCGCCAGGGTCTACGTCACCGGCACCACCGCCGTCGGCGTCGACGTCTCGCACCGCCTGGACGAGTCGCTGCCCACCTACCTGGTGCTCGTCGTCGGCCTGGCGCTCGTGCTGCTGGTCCTGGTGTTCCGCTCGCTGCTGGTGCCGGTGGCGGGCGTGCTCGGGTTCCTGCTGACCGTCGGCGCCTCGCTCGGCGCGACCACCGCCGTGTTCCAGTGGGGCTGGCTCAAGGACGTGGTGCGCGCCGAGACCACCGGGCCGCTGATGAGCCTGGCCCCGATGATGGTCACCGGCATCCTGTTCGGCCTCGCCATGGACTACCAGGTGTTCCTGGTGTCCCGGATGCACGAGGCGCACGCGCACGGCGCGTCGCCGCGCGAGGCGGTCGTCACCGGGTTCCGGCAGGCCGCGCCGGTCGTGGTGGCCGCCGCCGCGATCATGTTCGCGGTGTTCGCGGGCTTCGTGCCCGAGGGCGAGGCGACGATCAAGCCGATCGCGTTCGCGCTGGCCATCGGCATCCTGGTGGACGCGGTGGTGGTGCGCATGGTGGCGATCCCGGCCGCGCTGGCGATCATGGGCTCGGCCGCGTGGTGGCTGCCCCGGTCGCTGCGCTGGCTGCCTGTGCTGGACGTGGAGGGCGCGGCGCTGGAGCGCGGGGGAGCCTCGGCGGTGCCGCAGCAGGACCGCACCGAGCCCGCGGGCGCGGTCGGCGCGCACGAGGAGGACGCCGGGCACGACGTGCCCAGCCGCTGAGCCGGGAGCGGGGCGGGAGCGCTGCTCCCTTGGGGTGGGCCGCGCGCACACCCCGCAGCGAATCCGTGGACATCCCCGGCGAGCCGTCCTTACATTGGCGGCCAAGCGTTCTCGGCGCGCACGATCCGGGTGGGGCAGTTCGCCGAACCGCCGCCTCGAGCCGTTCTTCCCCGGTGTGCTTGGGGAAAGGCGGTTCCGACCATGGGGTTCTCACCCCGGAATGCCCTGTTATCCGCGCTGCTCGTCCTGGTCACAGCCCTGCTCGGGTCCCTGCTGGTCGCCCCCGGCGTCGCCGCCGCCGAGTCGAACGGCGGCACCCGCGTCATGCCGCTCGGCGACTCGATCACCGACGGGTGGAACGTGCCCGGCGGCTACCGGGTCGGCCTGTGGCGCAGGCTGGTCGACGAGGGCTACTCGGTGGACTTCGTCGGCTCGGGCTTCAACGGGCCGCCGGAGCTCGGCGACCACGACCACGAGGGCCACCCCGGCTGGCGCATCGACGAGATCCACGCCAGGGTCGACGGCTGGCTGCGCGCCACCAGACCCAGGGTGGTGCTGCTGCACATCGGCACCAACGACATCGGGCAGGACTACGACGTCGCGAACGCCCCGGCCAGGATGCGCGCGCTGCTCGACCGCGTCCAGCTCGCCGCGCCCTCGGCGTGGGTGTTCGTCGCCCGGATCACCCCGATCGACGACCCGGTGCTGGAGGCGCGGGTGCTGGCGTTCAACGCCGCGCTGCCGGGCGTGGTGGCGGACCGGCGGCGGGTGCGGCTGGTCGACATGCACGACGGGTTCGTCCCCGGCGACCTCGCCGACGGCGTGCACCCGTCCACCGCGGGCTACGACAAGATGGCCGCGCGCTGGCGGGCCGCCCTGGCCGCCGTTCCGGAGAGCCTGCCGAGGACCCCGGTCCTGACGGGCTGACCAGCGGTTTCCCGTGCGATCGGGTGGGCGGCGGCGGTGCGGTGCTGCCCACCCGAAGCGGACGTGAACATCTGTCGTGTCGTGCGGCCCGAATCGGGGCATCATTGTGCCGTGACATCTCCCGAGACCCACGCCATCACCGGGGAGGTCGTCGACGGCGTGGCCGTCGTGCGCGCCTCCGGCGAGATCGACATGGCCAACAGCGACGACCTGCGCGTGATCGCCACCGACCTGGTCGACGGCGGGGCCCAGGCCCTGGTCGTCGACCTGTCCGAGGTGACCTTCTTCGCCTCCTCCGGCATCGCCGCGCTCGCCTACCTGCGCGACCGCGTCGGCCGGGGACTGGTGCGGGCGGTGCCCAGCCGCAGCGTGCGGCGCTCGCTGGAGGCGACCGCCGTGGACAAGCTGATCCCGCTGCACGAGAACCTGGAGGAGGCGCTGACGGCCGCGCGCTGAGCACCGCTCGGGACTCGAAGAGGACCGGACGAGAGCCGAACCGGCGGAGCGGTGGCGCGGGGCCACGGTGCGACAACCCGTGGTTCCGCACTGCTGCGCAGCGCGGCCACGGGAGACCCTTCAGACCCCCGCGAAAGCCGAACCTCCGGGGTTGTAGCGTGAGTCCGCGGTGTGCTGATCGGTGGTTTCGCACCGCTTCGCGGTGCGAGGAGTGGTCTGAAGTGTCTGACGTGGTCATCCGGGTGGAGCGCGGACTCGGCCGGATCACCCTCAACCGGCCCGGCGTGATCAACGCCCTGAACCGGGGCATGGTCGTGGAGATCCACGCCGCGCTGACCCGGTGGGCCGACGACGACTCGGTGCGCGCCGTGCTGCTCGACGGCGCGGGGGAGCGCGGGCTGTGCGCGGGCGGCCACATCCGCTCCGTGCACGACGACGCCCGCGCGGGCGGCAGCGAGTCGATCGGGTTCTGGACCGACGAGTACCGCATGAACGCCGCCATCGGCGCGTTCCCCAAGCCCTACGTCGCGCTCATGGACGGCGTCGTCATGGGCGGCGGGGTCGGGGTGTCCGCGCACGGCTCGGTGCGGGTGGTCACCGAGCGCACCAGGCTGGCCATGCCCGAGGTCGGCATCGGCCTGGCCCCCGACGTCGGCGGCGCCTACCTGCTCTCCCGCGCGCCCGGCGAGCTGGGGACCTGCGCCGCGCTCACCGCCGCGCACCTGTCCGCCGCCGACGTCCTGCACTGCGGCCTCGCCGACCACTTCGTGCCCTCCGCCGCACTGCCCGCGCTGGTGGACGACCTGGAGTTCGGCGCGCACCTGGGCGTGGGCGTCGAGGCCGTCGTGGCCAGGCACACCGCCGATCCCGGACCGTCCGCGCTGGCCGAGCGCGCCCCCTGGGTCGACCACTGCTTCGCCGCCGACACCGTGGAGGAGGTGCTCGCCCGGCTGGAGGCCGGGGGACACGCCGACACCGCCGCGCTGATCACCACCAAGTCGCCGACCGCCCTCAAGGTCGCCCTGGAGGCGCTGCGCCGAGCCCGCGAGCTGCCCGACCTGGACGCGGTGCTCGCCCAGGACCTCCGGGTGTCCTCGGCCTGCCTGCGCGACCACGACCTGGTGGAGGGCATCCGCGCGCAGATCGTCGACAAGGACCGCGCCCCGCGCTGGTCGCCCGCGACGCTGGCCGAGGTGTCCCGCGAGGCGGTGCTGGCGCACTTCTGACCCGCCGCCCACCGGTTGGGCCGGTGCCAGCGGTGTGTGATTGCTTGCGGTTCGCGGGCGCGCCGGTCGGGCATCCTGGGGCGTTGAGGGAGCGCCACCGGAACGAGCGAGGAGTTGACCGCTGTGAGCAGAGCGCAGCACCAGCCGACCGACCCCGACCGGCCGCAGACCGCGGTGGGCACCTACGACCGGTACGCCGAGGCCGAGCGCGCCGTCGAGCTGCTGTCGGACCGGCACTTCCCGGTCGACCGGGCCACGATCGTCGGCCGGGGGCTGCACAGCTTCGAGCAGGTCGCGGCCGGTCCCGGCTCGCTGAGCGTCGCGTCGACGGCCGCCGGGTTCGGCGCGCTGATCGGC includes:
- a CDS encoding STAS domain-containing protein — translated: MTSPETHAITGEVVDGVAVVRASGEIDMANSDDLRVIATDLVDGGAQALVVDLSEVTFFASSGIAALAYLRDRVGRGLVRAVPSRSVRRSLEATAVDKLIPLHENLEEALTAAR
- a CDS encoding SGNH/GDSL hydrolase family protein — translated: MGFSPRNALLSALLVLVTALLGSLLVAPGVAAAESNGGTRVMPLGDSITDGWNVPGGYRVGLWRRLVDEGYSVDFVGSGFNGPPELGDHDHEGHPGWRIDEIHARVDGWLRATRPRVVLLHIGTNDIGQDYDVANAPARMRALLDRVQLAAPSAWVFVARITPIDDPVLEARVLAFNAALPGVVADRRRVRLVDMHDGFVPGDLADGVHPSTAGYDKMAARWRAALAAVPESLPRTPVLTG
- a CDS encoding enoyl-CoA hydratase/isomerase family protein; translated protein: MSDVVIRVERGLGRITLNRPGVINALNRGMVVEIHAALTRWADDDSVRAVLLDGAGERGLCAGGHIRSVHDDARAGGSESIGFWTDEYRMNAAIGAFPKPYVALMDGVVMGGGVGVSAHGSVRVVTERTRLAMPEVGIGLAPDVGGAYLLSRAPGELGTCAALTAAHLSAADVLHCGLADHFVPSAALPALVDDLEFGAHLGVGVEAVVARHTADPGPSALAERAPWVDHCFAADTVEEVLARLEAGGHADTAALITTKSPTALKVALEALRRARELPDLDAVLAQDLRVSSACLRDHDLVEGIRAQIVDKDRAPRWSPATLAEVSREAVLAHF